The Chryseobacterium indicum genome includes a window with the following:
- the pgl gene encoding 6-phosphogluconolactonase has product MKITVFNDLDTLYKKSADRFVDLAEKSIQHHGRFVAALSGGSSPKAIFKLLASKEYADKIEWGKVFFFWVDERWVPLNDEKSNAKMTFDTLLDHVSVNKNHIFPMYKEGVSAEEFAVEYENQIRNVLGNDGRFDFILLGMGDDGHTASLFPGEKLLWEKEKWVDAYYLKPQEMFRITLTAPIINNAENILIVTFGENKKHALNEVLNGVYNPEQYPMQLIDKRESVELFTDEKAKG; this is encoded by the coding sequence ATGAAGATTACCGTATTTAACGATTTAGATACATTATATAAAAAATCTGCAGACCGATTTGTAGATTTGGCTGAAAAGTCGATTCAGCATCACGGTCGTTTTGTGGCGGCGCTAAGCGGAGGTTCTTCTCCGAAAGCTATTTTTAAGCTGCTGGCTTCCAAGGAATATGCAGATAAAATAGAGTGGGGCAAAGTCTTTTTTTTCTGGGTAGACGAAAGATGGGTTCCGCTGAATGACGAGAAAAGCAACGCAAAAATGACATTCGATACCCTTCTCGATCATGTTTCCGTTAATAAAAATCATATTTTTCCGATGTATAAAGAAGGAGTTTCTGCAGAAGAATTTGCTGTGGAATATGAAAATCAGATCAGAAATGTTTTGGGAAATGACGGACGTTTTGATTTTATTCTTTTGGGAATGGGAGACGACGGACATACAGCATCACTGTTTCCGGGAGAAAAATTGCTTTGGGAAAAGGAAAAGTGGGTCGATGCGTATTACCTGAAACCTCAGGAAATGTTCAGAATCACTCTTACAGCTCCCATTATTAACAACGCAGAAAATATTCTGATTGTTACCTTCGGAGAAAACAAAAAACACGCTCTGAATGAAGTTTTAAACGGAGTTTACAATCCCGAACAATATCCGATGCAGCTTATTGACAAAAGAGAAAGCGTAGAATTGTTCACAGACGAAAAAGCAAAAGGGTAA
- a CDS encoding sugar O-acetyltransferase encodes MNSKENIFSRLQNGETVLPDDPEIHLLREAFYEIKNKLNQLNNSSDQDEISELLSEITEQKLENVTVFTPVYINYGKGITIGKNVFINFDCTFLSLGGITIEDDVLIGPKVSLITENHPLEPQHRKGLTGKSIVIKKNAWIGANVTILPSVTVGENSVVAAGAVVSKDVPENTIVGGIPAKIIKTIDSVY; translated from the coding sequence TTGAATAGCAAAGAAAATATCTTCAGCAGATTACAGAATGGCGAAACGGTTTTGCCGGATGATCCTGAAATCCATCTTTTGAGAGAAGCATTTTATGAAATCAAAAATAAGCTCAATCAGTTGAATAATTCTTCCGATCAGGATGAGATATCAGAATTGTTAAGTGAGATTACAGAACAGAAACTTGAAAATGTAACGGTTTTCACGCCGGTTTACATCAATTACGGAAAAGGGATTACCATCGGCAAAAATGTGTTCATCAATTTCGATTGTACTTTTCTGTCTTTAGGAGGAATCACAATAGAAGATGATGTTTTGATCGGCCCGAAAGTCAGTCTGATCACGGAAAATCATCCTTTAGAACCTCAACACAGAAAAGGTCTTACTGGGAAATCTATCGTTATTAAAAAGAATGCGTGGATCGGAGCCAATGTAACGATTCTGCCCAGCGTTACTGTTGGAGAAAATTCCGTAGTTGCAGCAGGAGCAGTCGTTTCCAAAGATGTTCCGGAAAATACAATTGTAGGAGGAATTCCGGCA
- a CDS encoding helix-turn-helix domain-containing protein — MKDKVKRTVSDFNSELKLKGFRAFQIEQDTNETRTYSRKEFYKICLTTGKSKIHYSDKTFEQEGTILFFGNPHIPYSWETISSTYAGYTILFSEEFFKNSERSESLQQSSFFKIGGTPVLKITEEQRDFLNTLFQKMIAEQESDYLYKDELIRNYISLIIHESLKLEPAENIDHNQNAAFRLTSVFLELLERQFPIETTDHPLQLKSAQEFAKSLNVHVNYLNRSVKEITGKSTTSHITERILTEAKALLQHTDWNISEIAFALGFDYPTYFNNFFKKQTGTNPKAFRSAEV, encoded by the coding sequence ATGAAAGACAAAGTAAAAAGAACGGTTTCGGATTTTAACAGCGAATTGAAATTAAAAGGATTCCGTGCTTTTCAGATAGAGCAGGATACTAATGAAACCCGCACTTACAGCCGCAAAGAATTCTACAAGATTTGTCTTACTACCGGTAAAAGCAAAATTCATTATTCAGATAAAACCTTTGAGCAGGAAGGAACCATTCTGTTTTTCGGAAACCCGCATATTCCTTACTCCTGGGAAACGATTTCTTCAACTTATGCAGGTTATACCATTCTTTTTTCTGAAGAGTTTTTTAAAAATTCCGAACGTTCAGAAAGTCTTCAGCAGTCTTCATTTTTTAAGATCGGAGGAACTCCTGTTCTGAAAATCACCGAAGAACAGAGAGATTTTCTCAACACCCTGTTTCAAAAAATGATTGCCGAGCAGGAAAGCGATTACCTTTATAAAGATGAACTGATCCGAAATTACATCAGTCTTATTATCCATGAATCTTTAAAGCTTGAACCCGCTGAAAATATAGATCATAATCAAAATGCGGCATTCAGATTAACTTCCGTCTTTCTAGAATTGCTGGAAAGACAATTCCCGATTGAAACAACAGATCATCCGCTGCAATTGAAATCTGCTCAGGAATTTGCGAAAAGCCTTAATGTTCACGTCAACTATCTTAACCGTTCTGTAAAGGAAATCACCGGGAAATCCACCACATCGCATATCACCGAAAGAATTCTTACCGAAGCAAAAGCTCTTTTGCAGCACACCGACTGGAATATTTCTGAAATTGCCTTTGCATTGGGGTTTGATTATCCTACTTATTTCAACAATTTCTTTAAAAAACAGACCGGAACCAATCCGAAAGCTTTCAGATCTGCAGAAGTTTGA
- the zwf gene encoding glucose-6-phosphate dehydrogenase — MSENKVLQPTTIIIFGATGDLAKRKLFPAFYNLYIDGRMPKGFNIIALGRADNSDEYFKNYIRENLNSFSRKKVTSEDWAGFQAHITYFQHQLDEESSYKNLNQKLESFDKVYGTRGNRLFYLSIGPNFVATISNHIKNALLASDPKKDRIIIEKPFGHDKQSAIELNSLLADAFEEEQIYRIDHYLGKETVQNILAFRFGNAIFEPLWDRKHIESVQITVAEEVGVETRGSFYEQTGALRDMVQNHLLQILCMVAMEPPASLESGEIRDRKVDVLKSIRRIPAEKVDHYAVRGQYGKGTVNGEKAKGYRQEEGIAPDSNTETFAAVKFYLDNERWQDVPFYVRTGKKMKEKHSYITIQFKPLPHSTFSESSQHLSANRLIINIQPLMDIRLQFMAKKPGLSLVLKPVEMIFDNFACQEDTPEAYETLLLDALLGDLTLFMRSDQVEEAWDVVKTIQEAWANEKDSSFPNYEAGSWGPEESTALVERQGHHWV; from the coding sequence ATGAGCGAAAATAAAGTTTTGCAGCCAACAACAATTATCATTTTTGGCGCAACAGGAGATTTAGCAAAAAGAAAACTTTTTCCTGCTTTTTACAATCTTTATATTGATGGAAGAATGCCGAAAGGCTTCAATATCATTGCTTTGGGAAGAGCAGATAATTCTGACGAATATTTCAAAAATTACATCAGAGAAAACCTGAACAGCTTTTCCAGAAAAAAAGTAACTTCAGAAGACTGGGCGGGATTTCAGGCACATATCACCTATTTTCAGCATCAGCTTGATGAAGAAAGTTCCTATAAAAATCTTAATCAGAAGCTGGAAAGTTTTGATAAAGTCTACGGAACAAGAGGAAACAGACTTTTCTATCTTTCAATAGGACCCAATTTTGTGGCAACCATTTCCAATCATATTAAAAATGCATTGCTGGCTTCAGATCCCAAAAAAGACCGTATTATCATCGAAAAACCTTTCGGACACGATAAACAGTCTGCGATTGAGCTGAACAGTCTTTTGGCAGATGCTTTTGAAGAAGAGCAGATCTACAGAATCGATCATTATCTCGGGAAAGAAACCGTACAAAATATTCTTGCCTTCAGATTCGGAAATGCGATTTTTGAACCTTTATGGGATCGTAAACATATTGAATCTGTACAGATTACGGTAGCGGAGGAAGTAGGAGTGGAAACCAGAGGAAGCTTCTACGAGCAGACCGGTGCGCTCAGAGATATGGTTCAGAATCATCTTTTGCAGATTCTCTGTATGGTGGCAATGGAACCGCCTGCTTCACTGGAATCCGGAGAGATCAGGGATCGTAAAGTAGATGTCTTAAAATCTATCCGAAGAATTCCTGCGGAAAAAGTAGACCATTATGCCGTAAGAGGACAGTACGGAAAAGGAACGGTAAATGGCGAAAAAGCAAAAGGTTACAGACAGGAAGAAGGAATTGCACCGGATTCTAACACGGAAACTTTTGCCGCCGTAAAATTTTATCTGGATAACGAAAGATGGCAGGATGTTCCTTTCTACGTAAGGACAGGGAAAAAGATGAAAGAAAAACATTCTTACATCACCATTCAGTTTAAGCCGCTTCCGCATTCTACGTTTTCAGAAAGTTCACAGCATTTATCTGCCAATAGACTGATTATTAACATTCAGCCGTTAATGGATATCAGACTGCAGTTTATGGCAAAAAAGCCGGGACTTTCTCTGGTTTTAAAACCTGTGGAAATGATTTTTGATAATTTTGCCTGTCAGGAAGACACTCCGGAAGCGTACGAAACCTTATTGCTGGATGCTCTTTTAGGAGACTTAACCCTGTTTATGCGTTCCGATCAGGTAGAAGAAGCATGGGATGTGGTGAAAACCATTCAGGAAGCGTGGGCAAATGAAAAAGACAGCTCTTTCCCGAATTACGAAGCCGGAAGCTGGGGACCGGAAGAAAGTACGGCTCTGGTAGAAAGACAGGGGCATCACTGGGTTTAA
- the gndA gene encoding NADP-dependent phosphogluconate dehydrogenase yields MEKYSYGMIGLGVMGRNLLYNIADHGFSIAGFDLDHEKIKDLEEQKTSGMNIKGIRSLEDFVSQLETPRKIILMVPAGKPVDAVLENLKPILSEGDIVIDAGNSYFKDTDRRVADLASQKLHFMGMGVSGGEKGARTGPSIMPGGDQEAFGLLQPMLEAIAAKVDGDACTAYMGKGSAGNYVKMVHNGIEYAIMQLISEAYDLLRKGAKLTNDELYEVFKEWNNGEMNSFLIEITRDIFQQKDSLIEGYLVDQILDKAGAKGTGKWTSEQAMEIGVSIPTIDIAVTSRILSAYKDERIKASQLYSHSEVVTPENKEIFIKEVGEALYLSTLISYAQGLALLVKASEEYHFEIPLKDVVKIWRGGCIIRSVLLEKFYAAYTKNPQLSNILLDEDIAAIVKERVSSLRKTAAFAVLNGISSLGLQTALGYFDAYTTESLPVNLIQAQRDYFGAHTYQRTDREGVFHTNWESFNH; encoded by the coding sequence ATGGAAAAATACAGTTATGGTATGATCGGACTGGGAGTTATGGGGAGAAATCTCCTGTACAACATCGCCGATCACGGATTTTCTATTGCAGGATTTGATCTTGATCATGAAAAAATAAAAGATTTGGAAGAACAGAAAACTTCCGGTATGAATATCAAAGGAATACGTTCGCTGGAAGATTTTGTATCGCAGTTGGAAACACCGCGAAAAATTATTCTGATGGTTCCTGCCGGAAAACCGGTAGATGCGGTATTAGAAAATCTTAAACCGATTCTGAGCGAAGGAGATATCGTAATAGATGCCGGAAATTCTTACTTTAAAGATACCGACCGACGTGTAGCAGATCTGGCTTCCCAAAAGCTTCATTTTATGGGAATGGGAGTTTCCGGAGGTGAAAAAGGAGCGAGAACGGGACCAAGCATTATGCCGGGTGGAGATCAGGAAGCTTTCGGACTTTTACAGCCGATGCTCGAAGCCATTGCAGCAAAAGTAGATGGTGATGCGTGTACAGCCTACATGGGAAAAGGTTCTGCCGGAAATTATGTGAAAATGGTTCACAACGGGATTGAATATGCCATTATGCAGCTCATCAGCGAAGCGTATGATTTGCTGAGAAAAGGAGCAAAGCTTACAAATGATGAGCTCTATGAAGTGTTTAAAGAATGGAATAACGGCGAAATGAATTCTTTCCTGATCGAAATCACAAGAGACATTTTCCAGCAGAAAGATTCTTTAATTGAAGGTTATCTGGTTGATCAGATTTTAGACAAAGCAGGCGCAAAAGGAACCGGAAAATGGACTTCCGAACAGGCAATGGAAATCGGCGTTTCAATTCCGACGATTGATATTGCAGTAACTTCCAGAATTTTATCAGCTTATAAAGACGAAAGAATAAAAGCTTCCCAACTATACTCTCACAGTGAGGTTGTAACGCCTGAAAACAAAGAAATTTTCATTAAAGAAGTGGGAGAGGCGCTGTATTTGTCGACATTAATCAGCTATGCACAAGGTCTGGCTTTACTCGTAAAAGCTTCCGAAGAATATCATTTTGAAATTCCTCTGAAAGACGTGGTAAAAATCTGGAGAGGAGGATGTATCATCCGTTCTGTTTTATTAGAAAAATTCTATGCTGCCTACACAAAAAATCCTCAGCTTTCTAATATTCTGCTTGATGAAGACATCGCAGCTATTGTTAAAGAAAGAGTTTCATCACTGAGAAAAACGGCAGCATTTGCAGTTTTGAACGGTATTTCAAGCTTAGGACTTCAGACGGCTTTAGGATATTTTGATGCCTACACCACAGAATCTCTTCCGGTGAACCTGATTCAGGCGCAGAGGGATTATTTCGGAGCGCACACTTACCAGAGAACCGACAGAGAGGGAGTTTTTCATACCAACTGGGAAAGTTTTAATCATTAA
- a CDS encoding peroxidase, FMP-type, with protein sequence MLKRQKESIEQESLFLRTAADSSQGFLENLMKGYSKLTIDDPLIPFREKDLNQIADNVDYGILKALEGTWVSYNADYNKNIDRTMNGSGVHTTIMPSPGTNSGTIPGKFSFECEEYIEKLVFSLVPGGVRNRGGANELFCGAIKYEQSIKSVNTQKDNPDLLYTPIHEENGMYLWLSDVYNHAATKESIERDRGIHAFDEEDYKNYGYKGEYRNEPLVQVKDENGNPQYILMSELKEDQEYYEIIPAKELKPGAGNRGPYFIPDYSISRSGVIPHGSTITLLGDIVPSQSNYLIHGAPQFPEGDKAWNYDFLSVSPTMGGAGASETHPINLDQPAPAWVHETLNDQNDPGENKIYTQRILAHDLYPYSVRPDLRLRDTLSGQEVKNYVFLQMSSKNKTGAQGGILNVPFVNRFVPTVEVNFRMWIETVVENGREILQLQYEQIILFEFHFGDDGGTTSWPHIQVNTLRKLEDIPEEQRKIIEEQFFEGTKTPENTSLNAPAATSGCPYHKG encoded by the coding sequence ATGCTGAAAAGACAAAAAGAAAGTATTGAGCAGGAAAGCCTGTTTCTAAGAACTGCAGCAGACAGTTCTCAGGGATTTCTGGAGAATCTTATGAAAGGCTATTCTAAACTTACGATTGATGATCCGCTGATTCCTTTCAGAGAAAAAGACCTGAACCAGATCGCAGATAATGTGGATTACGGAATTTTAAAAGCATTGGAAGGAACCTGGGTGAGCTACAACGCTGATTACAATAAAAATATAGACAGAACAATGAACGGAAGCGGCGTTCATACCACGATTATGCCTTCACCGGGAACCAATTCGGGAACGATTCCGGGAAAGTTCAGCTTCGAATGTGAAGAATACATTGAAAAACTGGTTTTTTCTCTTGTTCCGGGAGGTGTGCGCAACCGTGGCGGAGCAAATGAACTTTTCTGCGGGGCTATAAAGTATGAGCAAAGCATTAAAAGTGTAAATACCCAAAAAGATAATCCGGATTTGCTGTACACGCCTATTCATGAAGAAAACGGGATGTATCTCTGGCTGAGTGATGTTTACAATCATGCAGCCACAAAGGAATCCATTGAAAGAGACCGCGGAATTCATGCTTTTGATGAGGAAGATTACAAAAACTACGGGTATAAAGGCGAATACAGAAATGAACCTTTGGTGCAGGTGAAAGATGAAAACGGAAATCCTCAGTATATTCTGATGAGCGAACTGAAGGAAGATCAGGAATATTATGAGATCATTCCGGCAAAAGAACTGAAACCGGGAGCCGGTAATCGCGGACCGTATTTTATTCCGGATTATTCTATTTCGCGAAGCGGCGTGATTCCTCACGGAAGTACGATTACTTTACTGGGCGACATCGTGCCTTCTCAATCCAATTATCTTATACATGGAGCACCGCAGTTTCCGGAAGGAGACAAAGCGTGGAATTATGATTTCCTATCTGTTTCGCCAACGATGGGAGGAGCAGGAGCGAGCGAAACGCATCCTATCAATCTCGATCAGCCCGCTCCGGCGTGGGTTCACGAAACGCTGAATGACCAAAATGATCCGGGAGAGAACAAAATTTATACGCAGAGAATTCTTGCACACGATCTTTATCCTTATTCCGTAAGACCGGATCTGAGACTGAGAGATACACTCAGCGGACAGGAAGTTAAGAATTATGTTTTTCTTCAGATGTCTTCCAAAAACAAGACCGGCGCACAAGGCGGGATCTTAAATGTTCCTTTCGTAAACCGTTTTGTTCCGACCGTAGAAGTGAATTTCAGAATGTGGATTGAAACCGTGGTAGAAAACGGAAGAGAGATTCTTCAGCTTCAGTATGAACAGATTATTCTTTTCGAATTCCATTTCGGAGATGACGGCGGAACGACAAGCTGGCCGCATATTCAGGTGAACACGCTTCGAAAACTGGAGGATATACCTGAAGAGCAGAGAAAAATTATAGAAGAGCAGTTTTTTGAAGGAACAAAAACTCCGGAAAATACATCTTTAAATGCTCCGGCTGCGACATCAGGCTGTCCGTATCACAAAGGATAA
- a CDS encoding alpha/beta hydrolase, which yields MKIITAAVVLSCMLIGQTFAQKNQTNQKKMNATEQKEHYTFTLSDKVVRKKVSFKNRYGIVLSGDYYLPKNKENEKLPALAISGPFGAVKEQSSGLYANQMAEKGFAVIAFDPSYTGESGGEPRNIASSDINTEDFSAAVDFLGLQKNVDRDKIGIIGICGFGGFALNATAIDKRVKAVATTSMYDMPRVSSKGYYDKMTQEERDKILKEMSLQRWKDAEKGSPEYGNSPNPNVLKGDEPQFVKDYFDYYKTPRGFHERSVNSNQAWTKTNGFSLMNIPILAYIKEISPRPLLLIAGENAHSRYFSEDVYKMAAEPKELMIIPNAVHVDLYDKTDIIPFDKLESFFRTYLK from the coding sequence ATGAAAATAATTACCGCTGCGGTGGTTTTGTCCTGTATGCTGATCGGGCAGACCTTTGCACAAAAGAATCAAACGAATCAGAAAAAAATGAATGCAACGGAACAAAAAGAACATTACACGTTCACACTAAGCGATAAAGTGGTAAGAAAGAAAGTCAGCTTTAAAAACCGTTACGGAATTGTACTTTCAGGAGATTATTATCTTCCCAAAAACAAAGAAAACGAAAAACTTCCTGCTTTGGCGATCAGCGGACCTTTCGGAGCCGTGAAAGAACAGTCTTCGGGCTTATACGCGAATCAGATGGCAGAAAAAGGATTTGCGGTAATTGCATTTGATCCTTCTTATACCGGCGAAAGCGGAGGAGAACCGAGAAACATTGCTTCTTCGGACATCAACACGGAAGATTTCAGTGCGGCAGTAGATTTTCTGGGTTTACAGAAGAATGTTGACCGGGATAAAATCGGGATCATCGGAATCTGCGGTTTCGGAGGATTTGCACTGAATGCAACTGCCATAGACAAAAGGGTAAAAGCGGTTGCCACGACAAGTATGTATGATATGCCCCGCGTTTCTTCAAAAGGATATTACGATAAAATGACTCAGGAAGAGCGGGATAAAATTTTAAAAGAAATGAGCCTGCAGCGATGGAAAGATGCTGAAAAGGGCAGTCCTGAATATGGAAACAGTCCTAACCCAAATGTTCTGAAAGGTGATGAACCACAGTTTGTAAAAGATTATTTTGATTATTATAAAACGCCGAGAGGATTTCACGAACGCTCTGTAAATTCAAATCAGGCATGGACGAAAACAAACGGTTTTTCTCTGATGAATATTCCGATTTTAGCTTATATCAAGGAAATTTCTCCAAGACCGCTTCTTTTGATTGCCGGAGAAAATGCCCACTCCAGATATTTTTCTGAAGATGTTTATAAAATGGCTGCGGAACCTAAGGAATTAATGATTATTCCTAATGCAGTTCATGTTGATCTGTACGATAAAACGGACATTATTCCTTTTGATAAACTCGAAAGTTTTTTCAGAACATATTTGAAATAA
- a CDS encoding SDR family oxidoreductase codes for MKKILLTGATGYIGKRMINVIAAQGYQVICCCRDKNRFSKSVDIDDAQIEVVEVDFLKPETLENIPKDISGAYYLMHSMSNSNDYAEIERQCAVNFSNYIEKTDCKHIIYLSGLANEKELSQHLSSRFEVEKILMKCKVPATVLRAGIIIGSGSASFEIIRDLVEKLPVMVAPKWLHTKCQPIGIANVLDFLIFTLFKEQAYHKNFDIGCDNVLTYKEMLLEFAKIRGLKRKIFTVPVMTPKLSSYWLYFITSTSYNLASALVGSMKIEVICRPESLAEIKQITGVQPFSYDTALRRTLAKIQDNEIASSWKDSFISSRSDSSLKDYLDVPKYGCFVDLRTEEYDDREKCLHRVFSLGGANGWYGQSLWKVRGFMDLLVGGPGLRRGRTHPDKLHEGDALDFWRVLYANKEEGKLILFAEMKLPGEAWLMFKVYKGKLWQKAVFRPHGLTGRLYWYSVLPFHGIIFKGMVRRLAGKIS; via the coding sequence ATGAAAAAAATTCTGCTTACCGGAGCCACCGGATATATCGGGAAACGAATGATCAACGTAATCGCTGCACAGGGATATCAGGTAATTTGTTGTTGCAGAGACAAAAACCGTTTTTCCAAAAGTGTGGATATTGATGATGCTCAGATTGAAGTGGTGGAAGTGGATTTTCTGAAACCTGAAACACTGGAAAATATTCCAAAAGATATTTCCGGAGCGTATTATCTGATGCATTCCATGAGCAATAGCAACGATTATGCAGAAATTGAAAGACAATGCGCCGTTAATTTTTCAAATTATATTGAAAAAACCGATTGTAAGCACATCATTTATCTTTCGGGTCTGGCAAATGAAAAAGAATTATCACAACATTTAAGTTCAAGATTTGAAGTTGAAAAAATCCTGATGAAATGTAAAGTTCCGGCAACCGTTTTACGGGCAGGAATTATTATTGGTTCAGGAAGTGCATCGTTCGAAATCATTAGAGATCTGGTGGAAAAATTACCGGTGATGGTGGCTCCGAAATGGCTTCACACAAAATGTCAGCCGATTGGAATTGCCAATGTTCTGGATTTTCTGATTTTTACTTTATTTAAAGAACAGGCGTATCATAAAAATTTTGATATCGGATGCGATAATGTTTTGACCTACAAAGAAATGCTTTTGGAATTTGCTAAAATCAGAGGACTGAAAAGAAAAATTTTTACCGTTCCCGTAATGACTCCGAAATTGTCTTCGTACTGGCTGTATTTTATTACTTCAACATCCTATAATTTAGCTTCTGCTTTGGTCGGAAGTATGAAGATTGAAGTCATCTGCAGACCGGAAAGCCTTGCGGAAATTAAACAGATTACCGGAGTTCAGCCTTTTTCTTATGATACGGCTTTGAGAAGAACGCTGGCTAAAATTCAGGACAACGAAATTGCTTCAAGCTGGAAAGACAGTTTTATCAGCAGCAGAAGCGATTCCAGCCTGAAAGATTATCTCGATGTTCCAAAATACGGCTGCTTTGTAGATTTGAGAACTGAAGAATATGATGACCGTGAAAAATGTCTCCACAGAGTTTTTTCCTTGGGAGGTGCAAACGGATGGTATGGTCAAAGTCTCTGGAAGGTTCGCGGATTTATGGATTTATTGGTGGGCGGACCGGGACTGAGACGCGGAAGAACGCATCCCGATAAACTTCACGAAGGCGATGCGCTGGATTTCTGGCGTGTTCTGTATGCCAACAAAGAAGAAGGAAAACTTATTCTTTTCGCAGAAATGAAGCTTCCCGGAGAAGCGTGGTTAATGTTTAAAGTGTATAAAGGAAAACTCTGGCAAAAAGCGGTTTTCCGACCTCACGGATTAACGGGAAGACTCTATTGGTATTCTGTTTTGCCGTTTCACGGAATTATTTTTAAAGGAATGGTAAGAAGACTGGCAGGAAAAATTTCTTGA